A window from Musa acuminata AAA Group cultivar baxijiao chromosome BXJ3-10, Cavendish_Baxijiao_AAA, whole genome shotgun sequence encodes these proteins:
- the LOC135650722 gene encoding uncharacterized protein LOC135650722: MPISKRNRTVTLSKTKKKGKEHKEAIVNAIKQALEDYASAYVFTFENMRNQRFKEFREQHKSTGRFFLGSNKVMQIALGRSVADEVKPGIHKLSKFLRGDAGLLCTNLAKEEVQRRFQEYEEHDFARTGSIATEKVEIKEGPLDQFTHEMEPYLRKQGLPVRLNKGIVELISDFVVCEKGMPLSPESARTLRLLGIKMATFRLHLVCCWTPEDFEIYNEELDLSDIE; this comes from the exons ATGCCGATTTCCAAACGCAACCGAACGG TGACGCTGTCGAAGaccaagaagaaggggaaggagcACAAGGAGGCAATTGTGAACGCGATCAAGCAAGCACTGGAGGATTACGCTTCTGCCTACGTCTTCACTTTCGAGAACATGAGGAATCAGAGATTCAAGGAGTTCAGGGAGCAACACAAATCCACCGGCAG ATTCTTTCTGGGGTCAAACAAAGTCATGCAGATAGCGTTAGGGCGGTCAGTAGCCGATGAAGTGAAGCCCGGCATTCATAAGCTTTCTAAG TTTCTTCGTGGTGATGCTGGACTTCTCTGCACCAATCTGGCTAAAGAGGAGGTCCAGAG AAGATTTCAAGAGTATGAAGAACATGATTTTGCAAGGACAGGAAGCATAGCCACTGAAAAG GTTGAAATAAAAGAAGGTCCATTGGATCAGTTCACACATGAAATGGAGCCATATCTCCGTAAGCAGGGTTTACCAGTTCGCTTGAATAAAG GAATCGTTGAGCTCATTTCTGACTTTGTCGTGTGTGAAAAAGGGATGCCATTGTCTCCTGAATCAGCTCGCACCTTg AGGTTGCTTGGAATCAAGATGGCTACTTTCCGGCTCCATCTGGTTTGTTGTTGGACTCCAGAAGATTTTGAAATTTACAACGAGGAGTTAGATCTTTCGGATATTGAGTGA
- the LOC135650692 gene encoding probable phytol kinase 2, chloroplastic: MYSEVSLLCYASPPIRSSAHLGRRSFPSVFGSPTLFPPGFRSSCFPHRRLLATMVDPISLESSVVHDLGAAALTSATALGLLRFWEELAKRGVFEQKLNRKLVHISIGLVFLLFWPLFSSGSQAPLLAALAPGINIIRMLLLGSGIWKNDAMVKSISRHGDYKELLKGPLYYACTITFATWLFWRTSPIAIAAICNLCAGDGMADIVGRRFGRKKLFYNHNKSFAGSVTMTLAGFLASVGYMHYYHTFGFIEESWGMIIRFFVVSLASALVESLPISTEVDDNLTVPVTSLLVGGLVF; this comes from the exons ATGTATTCGGAGGTCTCTCTCCTCTGTTACGCTTCTCCTCCAATCCGGTCATCAGCTCATCTGGGCCGGCGCTCTTTTCCCTCCGTCTTCGGTTCTCCTACCCTGTTTCCGCCCGGCTTCCGCTCCTCCTGCTTCCCCCACCGCCGCCTCCTGGCGACCATGGTCGATCCCATTTCGCTGGAGAGCTCAGTGGTCCATGATTTGGGCGCGGCAGCCCTGACGTCTGCTACTGCCCTCGGGCTCCTTCGGTTCTGGGAAGAGCTGGCTAAAAGAGGCGTCTTTGAGCAG AAACTAAACAGGAAGCTTGTACATATAAGCATCGGATTGGTATTCTTGCTGTTCTGGCCTTTGTTCAG TTCAGGAAGTCAGGCACCATTACTTGCAGCATTAGCACCGGGAATTAATATCATAAGGATGCTTCTTTTGGGATCTGGAATATGGAAAAATGATGCCATGGTCAAGTCAATAAGCAGACATGGAGATTACAA GGAACTTTTGAAGGGGCCACTATACTATGCCTGCACCATAACTTTTGCTACCTGGCTCTTCTGGCGGACATCTCCTATTGCAATAGCTGCAATCTGCAACTTGTGTGCTGGAGACG GTATGGCCGACATAGTAGGAAGACGATTTGGAAGAAAAAAGCTGTTCTACAACCATAACAAGTCCTTTGCAGGTAGCGTCACAATGACATTGGCGGGCTTTCTAGCATCTGTGGG GTACATGCATTACTACCACACCTTTGGGTTCATCGAAGAAAGCTGGGGAATGATCATACGCTTCTTTGTTGTGTCTCTGGCTAGTGCCCTTGTGGAATCATTACCCATTAGTACAGAGGTGGATGACAACCTAACAGTTCCAGTGACATCTTTGTTGGTTGGCGGTCTCGTCTTCTGA